TGCTCGTCACGTTGCTGGAAACCGGGGTGGAAATCCGGGTGGAAGACAACGGCAAGGGCATTGCCGATGTAAAGAAAGCGCTGGAACCGGCCTATTCCACCGATCCGGAACGCATGGGGCTGGGGTTTGTGTTCATGCAGTCCTTCATGGACCGCCTGCATGTGGATTCCAGCCCGGCCAGGGGAACCCGGGTAACGATGATTAAAAACATTAACAACCGGGGTGCAGCAGCGGCTTCCCAGGGGGGGCATTGAGGTGACTGCCCTATGAGTACCCGATTGGTGGAAATGAATTTACCCCGCTTCCCCCTTTTGGACGACGGAGAGATGCGGGAACTGCTGCGCCGCGCCCGGGCCGGGGACAAGACTGCCCGGGAAAGGCTCATCAACTGTAATCTAAAACTGGTCTTCAATTTGGTCCGGCGCTTTCAAAACCGGGGTTACGAACTGGAAGATTTGTTCCAGATTGGGTGCATTGGTCTGATGAAGGCCATCGATAAGTTCGATCTAAACTACGACGTTAAATTTTCCACTTATGCCGTGCCCATGATTGTGGGGGA
This portion of the Desulfofundulus luciae genome encodes:
- the spoIIAB gene encoding anti-sigma F factor, translating into MKVINQLKMEFLSLPDNVAFARVAVAAFASQLDFTLNDLEEIKVAVSEAVANAIVHGYENSPTGIVRVLVTLLETGVEIRVEDNGKGIADVKKALEPAYSTDPERMGLGFVFMQSFMDRLHVDSSPARGTRVTMIKNINNRGAAAASQGGH